In Amycolatopsis jiangsuensis, the following proteins share a genomic window:
- a CDS encoding ABC transporter permease yields MTTARPGLVLRIAPVGMYHGRAGALIERALIVYGRSWVVLVSGALEPLLYLLAFQIGFGKLVSTVAGPDGRPMSYVAFVAPALLASSAMNGAVFETYNMFFKLRYAKHYEAVLATPVGPMDVALGEIGWAMLRGGLYTVAFMAVTGAMGLLTSWWALLLLPVALLVSFAFSAISIALVSFLRSTSQLDYIQLVLMPMFLFSTTFFPITVYPAALQWVVRCFPLYHGIELMRGLAGGFFSWSMAGNLAYLLALAAFGVWASTRRIAKLLLT; encoded by the coding sequence ATGACGACGGCGAGGCCCGGGTTGGTGTTGCGCATCGCGCCGGTCGGCATGTACCACGGCCGGGCGGGCGCGCTGATCGAACGGGCGCTGATCGTGTACGGGCGTTCCTGGGTCGTTCTGGTGTCCGGTGCGCTCGAACCGCTGCTGTACCTGCTCGCGTTCCAGATCGGCTTCGGCAAGCTGGTCTCCACCGTCGCCGGTCCGGACGGCCGGCCGATGAGCTACGTGGCTTTCGTCGCCCCGGCGCTGCTGGCGTCCTCGGCGATGAACGGCGCGGTGTTCGAGACGTACAACATGTTCTTCAAGCTGCGCTACGCGAAGCACTACGAAGCGGTGCTCGCCACGCCGGTGGGGCCGATGGACGTGGCGCTCGGCGAGATCGGCTGGGCCATGCTGCGCGGCGGCCTCTACACGGTCGCGTTCATGGCCGTCACCGGTGCGATGGGGCTGCTCACGTCGTGGTGGGCGCTGTTGCTGCTGCCGGTTGCGCTGCTGGTGTCGTTCGCGTTCTCGGCCATCAGCATCGCGCTGGTGAGCTTCCTGAGGTCCACCTCGCAGCTCGACTACATCCAGCTCGTGCTCATGCCGATGTTCCTGTTCTCGACCACGTTCTTCCCGATCACCGTCTATCCCGCGGCCCTGCAGTGGGTGGTCCGCTGCTTCCCGCTGTACCACGGCATCGAGCTGATGCGCGGGCTCGCCGGCGGCTTCTTCTCCTGGAGCATGGCCGGCAACCTCGCCTACCTGCTGGCGCTCGCGGCATTCGGGGTGTGGGCGTCCACGAGGAGGATCGCGAAACTGCTGCTGACGTGA
- a CDS encoding translation initiation factor IF-2 N-terminal domain-containing protein, which produces MSNADTPADQTGGNTAAPASSRLGELPPRIRVHALAKLLGQSSRDLLAKLAELGESPRSAASSVTREVAHRVAEALDPAGTDPTGATPAAPGTPPATDEATARAGQPTESGTAGSPATSGTEATGTVTSGAVAAGPGSVASGVPTAGVPTAGVPTADASSADAPGAATSGTGNDPAATTQSGSAESATGPGAGDVPAATTAADPQAAADTSDQSASTAGTGRSAGRKSGSGRRTGGKSATGRAAAARATDAASETTAEVGTAGQDTAESASAGDRAGTAADQGTPTAEPTTPGDPAAGEPDGAGSSTAGQAGETAAPEKSGRTGSRRSRRAVAPAIPAEQQETEQATAARGPVHVPVFAAPSPVFLPPEETAAQPSRNTPEAVFGVGDEPVKSGKRSKRAESSESAEAEDTAGEDGERSDEDGDDPNSRRRRRRGRRGRGRGKGGDEGSFETSEQSENDEADQGGKPGDKAAKPDKAEKEDKSEQSAESDSGDDADSDGGTKRRRRRRRRKGGDDDAPETTGGDDPPNTVTHVRQAKAEPERAARDEVRSVRGSTRLEAKRQRRRDGREAGRRRAPILSEAEFLARRESVERTMVVAEKGDSTQIGVLEDGVLVEHFVTQSGTGSIVGNVYLGRVQNVLPSMEAAFIDIGRGRNAVLYAGEVDWDAAGLEGKARKIEQALSTGDSVLVQVTKDPVGHKGARLTTQISLPGRFLVYVPAGGATGISRKLPENERRRLKDILKRIVPEDAGVIIRTASEGISEQELDRDVRRLKAQWDIIKDKAAAGSGKKGSAPAMLYEEPDLLVKVVRDLFTEDFAKLEVQGGKAWDTIHGYVQHVAPDLIERLKRYTGTGDAFAAHRIDEQITKALDRKVWLPSGGYLVIDRTEAMTVIDVNTGKFTGSGGNLEETVTRNNLESAEEIVRQLRLRDIGGIIVIDFIDMVLESNRELVLRRLTECLGRDRTRHQVAEVTSLGLVQMTRKKIGTGLLEAFSTPCEHCKGRGVVVSTEQPQRGNGSGSHNGHNHGSDTKASRRSRGRGKGGDDQHSEHQAKAEPVTPAPTPEQRESVVTAVQAMANASKAASARGEHEQPATDEAAGEPTATESGRKEGSSSGETGNRSKTTEAGPRGAVAGTSSGETAGRSEAAESKETTVATGTTAITGTTGNTATAEPAVTTATAEAEPGREVAGQPVTTPADEAEVRPQESPARPAGEVADAPVTTPADEVVVPQSEPSVEPSSPEPETPEDPATSKASAAAVTPETPVAGSSSAGPDADAEPEVEVPAPAGRSGRRRSRRAASRPAGPPVHATDQS; this is translated from the coding sequence ATGTCGAACGCGGACACACCCGCCGATCAGACCGGCGGGAATACCGCCGCACCCGCGAGCAGCCGGCTGGGCGAGCTCCCACCGCGCATCCGCGTGCACGCGCTGGCCAAGCTGCTCGGCCAGAGCAGCCGCGACCTGCTCGCCAAGCTCGCCGAACTGGGCGAAAGCCCCCGCAGCGCCGCCTCGAGCGTGACCCGCGAGGTCGCGCACCGGGTGGCCGAGGCCCTGGACCCGGCCGGCACCGACCCCACTGGGGCAACCCCGGCAGCGCCGGGAACCCCACCGGCCACGGACGAAGCCACCGCCCGCGCCGGCCAGCCCACCGAGTCCGGCACCGCCGGCTCCCCGGCGACCTCCGGCACCGAGGCCACCGGCACCGTGACTTCCGGAGCCGTGGCTGCCGGTCCCGGCAGTGTGGCCTCCGGCGTCCCGACCGCCGGCGTCCCGACCGCCGGCGTCCCGACCGCCGACGCCTCGAGCGCCGACGCCCCCGGCGCCGCGACCTCCGGTACCGGGAACGACCCGGCCGCGACCACCCAGTCCGGCAGCGCGGAATCCGCGACCGGGCCCGGCGCCGGGGACGTCCCGGCCGCGACCACCGCAGCGGACCCTCAGGCCGCGGCGGACACCTCCGACCAGTCCGCCTCGACCGCGGGCACCGGCCGGTCCGCGGGCCGGAAGTCCGGGTCCGGCAGGCGGACCGGCGGCAAGTCCGCGACCGGCCGTGCCGCGGCAGCGCGGGCCACCGATGCCGCTTCGGAGACCACCGCCGAGGTCGGTACCGCAGGCCAGGACACCGCCGAGTCCGCCTCGGCCGGTGACCGGGCCGGTACCGCCGCGGACCAGGGCACCCCGACCGCGGAACCCACGACGCCCGGTGACCCGGCCGCCGGTGAACCGGACGGCGCCGGCAGCTCGACCGCCGGGCAGGCGGGCGAAACCGCGGCCCCGGAGAAGTCCGGCCGCACCGGTTCGCGGCGCAGCCGCCGGGCCGTCGCGCCCGCCATCCCGGCCGAACAGCAGGAGACCGAGCAGGCCACCGCGGCGCGCGGGCCTGTGCACGTGCCGGTGTTCGCCGCGCCGTCGCCGGTCTTCCTGCCGCCCGAGGAGACGGCCGCGCAGCCGTCGCGGAACACGCCCGAAGCGGTGTTCGGCGTCGGCGACGAGCCCGTCAAGAGCGGCAAGCGGAGCAAGCGCGCCGAGAGCAGCGAAAGCGCCGAAGCCGAGGACACCGCGGGCGAAGACGGCGAGCGTTCGGACGAAGACGGCGACGACCCGAACAGCCGTCGCCGGCGTCGTCGTGGCCGCCGGGGCCGCGGCCGGGGCAAGGGTGGCGACGAGGGCTCGTTCGAGACCTCGGAGCAGTCCGAGAACGACGAAGCCGACCAGGGTGGCAAGCCCGGCGACAAGGCAGCCAAGCCGGACAAGGCCGAGAAGGAAGACAAGTCCGAGCAGTCCGCCGAGAGCGACTCCGGCGACGATGCCGACTCCGACGGCGGCACCAAGCGCCGTCGCCGTCGTCGCCGTCGCAAGGGCGGGGACGACGACGCGCCCGAGACCACCGGCGGCGACGACCCGCCGAACACCGTCACGCACGTCCGTCAGGCCAAGGCCGAGCCCGAACGGGCGGCACGCGACGAGGTGCGCAGCGTCCGCGGGTCCACCCGGCTCGAGGCCAAGCGCCAGCGCCGTCGCGACGGCCGCGAGGCCGGACGGCGCCGGGCCCCGATCCTGTCCGAGGCCGAGTTCCTCGCCCGGCGCGAATCGGTCGAGCGCACCATGGTGGTCGCCGAGAAGGGCGATTCGACGCAGATCGGCGTGCTCGAGGACGGCGTGCTGGTCGAGCACTTCGTCACCCAGTCCGGCACCGGCTCGATCGTCGGCAACGTGTACCTGGGCCGGGTCCAGAACGTGCTGCCCAGCATGGAAGCCGCGTTCATCGACATCGGCCGCGGCCGCAACGCGGTGCTCTACGCCGGCGAGGTCGACTGGGACGCGGCCGGCCTGGAGGGCAAGGCCCGCAAGATCGAGCAGGCGCTCTCCACCGGCGACAGCGTGCTGGTGCAGGTCACCAAGGACCCGGTCGGGCACAAGGGTGCCCGGCTGACCACGCAGATCTCGCTGCCCGGCCGGTTCCTGGTCTACGTCCCCGCCGGCGGGGCCACCGGGATCTCGCGCAAGCTGCCGGAGAACGAACGGCGCCGGCTCAAGGACATCCTCAAGCGGATCGTCCCGGAGGACGCGGGGGTGATCATCCGCACCGCGTCCGAGGGCATCAGCGAGCAGGAGCTGGACCGCGACGTGCGCAGGCTCAAGGCGCAGTGGGACATCATCAAGGACAAGGCCGCGGCCGGTTCCGGCAAGAAGGGCAGCGCCCCGGCGATGCTCTACGAAGAGCCGGACCTGCTGGTCAAGGTCGTGCGGGACCTGTTCACCGAGGACTTCGCGAAGCTGGAGGTCCAGGGCGGCAAGGCCTGGGACACCATCCACGGCTACGTCCAGCACGTCGCGCCGGACCTGATCGAGCGGCTCAAGCGCTACACCGGCACCGGCGACGCGTTCGCCGCCCACCGGATCGACGAGCAGATCACCAAGGCGCTCGACCGCAAGGTCTGGCTGCCCTCCGGCGGTTATCTGGTCATCGACCGCACCGAGGCGATGACCGTGATCGACGTGAACACCGGCAAGTTCACCGGCTCCGGCGGCAACCTCGAGGAGACGGTGACCCGCAACAACCTGGAGTCGGCGGAGGAGATCGTCCGCCAGCTGCGGCTGCGGGACATCGGCGGGATCATCGTGATCGACTTCATCGACATGGTGCTCGAGTCCAACCGCGAACTGGTGCTGCGCCGGCTCACCGAATGCCTTGGCCGTGACCGGACCCGGCACCAGGTCGCCGAGGTGACCTCGCTCGGCCTGGTGCAGATGACCCGCAAGAAGATCGGCACCGGCCTGCTGGAGGCGTTCTCCACGCCGTGCGAGCACTGCAAGGGCCGCGGTGTGGTCGTCTCGACCGAACAGCCGCAGCGCGGCAACGGCTCCGGCAGCCACAACGGCCACAACCACGGCTCCGACACCAAGGCCTCGCGCCGCTCCCGCGGCCGCGGCAAGGGCGGCGATGACCAGCACAGCGAGCACCAGGCCAAGGCCGAACCGGTGACGCCCGCGCCGACCCCGGAGCAGCGGGAGTCGGTGGTCACCGCGGTGCAGGCGATGGCCAACGCCTCGAAGGCCGCCTCCGCCAGGGGCGAGCACGAGCAGCCCGCCACGGACGAAGCTGCCGGTGAGCCGACCGCGACCGAGTCCGGCCGCAAGGAGGGCTCATCCTCCGGCGAGACGGGGAACCGCTCGAAGACCACCGAAGCCGGACCGCGCGGTGCGGTCGCCGGCACGTCCTCCGGCGAAACCGCGGGCCGCAGCGAGGCCGCAGAGTCGAAGGAGACCACTGTGGCCACCGGGACCACGGCGATCACGGGGACGACCGGGAACACGGCGACCGCTGAGCCCGCCGTGACCACGGCGACCGCTGAGGCCGAGCCGGGCCGCGAAGTCGCGGGCCAGCCGGTGACCACTCCGGCCGACGAGGCCGAGGTGCGCCCTCAGGAGTCGCCCGCCCGCCCCGCCGGGGAGGTCGCGGACGCGCCGGTGACCACTCCGGCCGACGAGGTCGTGGTGCCGCAGTCCGAACCGTCCGTCGAGCCGTCGTCGCCGGAGCCGGAGACCCCCGAGGACCCAGCGACCTCGAAGGCGTCGGCGGCCGCAGTGACTCCGGAGACCCCGGTCGCCGGGTCGTCGTCCGCCGGTCCGGACGCGGACGCGGAACCCGAGGTCGAGGTGCCCGCCCCGGCGGGGCGGAGCGGACGCAGGCGGTCTCGCCGGGCGGCTTCCCGGCCGGCCGGTCCGCCGGTGCACGCCACCGACCAGAGCTGA
- the rplU gene encoding 50S ribosomal protein L21: MSAYAIVKTGGKQYKVAVGDVVEVEKLEGEPGTEHTFPAVLFVDGGEVTTDADALAKVSVTGKVVEQTKGPKIRIHKFKNKTGYHKRQGHRQKLTRVEVTGISQ, translated from the coding sequence GTGTCGGCGTACGCGATCGTCAAGACCGGCGGCAAGCAGTACAAGGTGGCCGTCGGCGACGTCGTCGAGGTCGAGAAGCTCGAGGGCGAGCCGGGCACCGAGCACACCTTCCCCGCCGTGCTGTTCGTGGACGGTGGCGAGGTCACCACGGACGCCGACGCGCTGGCGAAGGTCTCGGTCACCGGCAAGGTCGTCGAGCAGACCAAGGGTCCGAAGATCCGGATCCACAAGTTCAAGAACAAGACCGGCTACCACAAGCGCCAAGGCCACCGGCAGAAGCTGACCCGCGTCGAGGTCACCGGCATCTCCCAGTAA
- the rpmA gene encoding 50S ribosomal protein L27 yields the protein MAHKKGASSSRNGRDSNAQRLGVKRFGGQQVSAGEIIIRQRGTKFHPGVNVGRGGDDTLFALAAGAVQFGVKRGRKTVNIAP from the coding sequence ATGGCTCACAAGAAGGGTGCGTCCAGCTCCCGCAACGGTCGTGATTCGAACGCACAGCGCCTCGGCGTGAAGCGCTTCGGTGGCCAGCAGGTCAGCGCGGGCGAGATCATCATCCGCCAGCGCGGCACCAAGTTCCACCCCGGTGTGAACGTCGGCCGCGGTGGCGACGACACGCTGTTCGCGCTGGCCGCCGGTGCGGTCCAGTTCGGTGTGAAGCGCGGCCGCAAGACCGTGAACATCGCGCCGTAA